Proteins encoded by one window of Culicoides brevitarsis isolate CSIRO-B50_1 chromosome 2, AGI_CSIRO_Cbre_v1, whole genome shotgun sequence:
- the LOC134828682 gene encoding septin-interacting protein 1-like, whose amino-acid sequence MSDEEYERFEITDYDLDNEFNPNRNRKRPTKNQAIYGIWADNSGDSDDSGPELGGRRKKGFKDYSKPLNFVAGGVQQAGKKPPSLVPNQIKGKKDDESGDEDDGEEEREQATSESEQEEMTMNHMAGFRTRNFRPSNMPKGMGDWEAHTKGIGSKLLQKMGYEPGKGLGKELQGINAPVQAFLRKGRGAIGAYGPEKAARIADQKQVGKKKLDDDEKEALEFKEKMSQWKGKGNDKKRKVRYVYRTVEEVIAKGQKSSYGILDQKMSKVTVIDMTGPEKRVLSGYHALGQAKHEDDIERKETQNFALPELMHNLNLLVDMSEQEIIAHDRRQRAAETRIAELEQEKENLHKIVELEKDYLTTLESALELVEKIVKPTDDLTLEDAEKVFIQLKVNYPTEYKEFQLQDLVPGVIAPLVNASLRHWEPFENPTEPISLIKKWMSLLDIKPHDSKDIFDPYSVLIWSGIIPRIRAASGNWNPRQPHEMASLLDAWAPLLPEWILDNILDQMVLAKLTFSVNEWNPLTDHVPIHTWIHPWVQLLGAKMQTTVYPVIRDKLSKALKAWSPEDRSARLMINPWKGVFAADDMEVFLAKNIVPKLELRLRELQINPLQQEIEIFNQVWEWHEILSLQVMVHLFDRNFFPNWMQILVVWLNQNPNFNEVSRWYQGWKSQFNDAFLQHPQVKDHFRRALELMSRACGVTAPDTDNVPTPPPAPIIGDSLPSLMDIRVGAPPQLEFKEIVSQRCAERGIIFAPMPGRRENGKQVYRVGKLFCYIDRSVCVVSQDGGNQWNPMSVQQMMEIA is encoded by the exons atgtcTGACGAGGAATATGAGAGATTTGAGATCACCGACTACGATTTGGACAACGAATTTAACCCGAATCGCAATCGCAAAAGACCAACAAAGAACCAAGCGATTTACG gTATTTGGGCTGATAATTCTGGCGATTCCGATGATTCTGGACCTGAATTGGGCGGGCGTCGTAAAAAAGGCTTCAAAGATTATTCAAAACCTTTGAATTTCGTCGCCGGAGGGGTTCAACAAGCCGGAAAAAAGCCTCCGTCACTCGTGCCGAACCaaataaaaggcaaaaaagaCGATGAAAGCGGAGATGAGGACGATGGCGAAGAAGAACGTGAACAAGCAACGAGCGAATCTGAACAAGAGGAAATGACGATGAACCATATGGCGGGTTTTCGTACGCGAAACTTCCGCCCGAGCAACATGCCCAAAGGAATGGGCGACTGGGAGGCCCATACGAAAGGCATTGGCAGcaaattgttgcaaaaaatgGGTTACGAGCCGGGAAAAGGTCTCGGAAAAGAGTTGCAAGGCATAAATGCGCCCGTTCAAGCTTTCTTACGTAAAGGTCGAGGCGCCATCGGAGCTTATGGGCCGGAAAAAGCAGCTCGAATCGCCGATCAAAAGCAAGTTGGCAAGAAAAAACTTGACGACGATGAAAAGGAAGCACTTgaattcaaggaaaaaatgtcacaatgGAAAGGCAAGGGTAACGACAAGAAACGCAAAGTACGTTATGTCTACAGAACCGTCGAAGAAGTCATCGCCAAGGGTCAAAAATCGAGTTACGGCATTCTGgatcaaaaaatgtcgaaagtaACGGTAATTGACATGACGGGACCCGAAAAAAGAGTTTTATCCGGGTATCATGCGCTTGGACAGGCAAAACACGAAGACGATATCGAGCGAaaggaaacgcaaaatttcgcCTTGCCCGAGCTGATGCACAATTTGAACTTGTTGGTAGACATGAGTGAACAGGAAATTATCGCACACGATCGACGACAACGCGCTGCCGAGACACGAATCGCCGAACTGGAacaagaaaaggaaaatttacacaaaattgtCGAGTTAGAGAAAGATTACCTCACAACACTCGAGTCTGCGTTGGAATTAgtcgaaaaaattgtcaaaccaACGGATGATTTGACACTCGAAGATGCGGAAAAAGTGTTTATTCAACTAAAAGTCAACTACCCCACGGAATATAAGGAGTTTCAATTGCAAGATTTGGTGCCAGGTGTCATCGCGCCTCTCGTAAATGCGTCGTTGCGACATTGGGAACCTTTTGAAAATCCAACCGAACCAATTTCGTTGATCAAAAAGTGGATGTCTTTGTTAGATATCAAGCCGCATGACTCAAAAGACATCTTCGATCCGTATTCCGTACTTATTTGGTCCGGCATTATCCCGAGAATTCGTGCTGCTTCGGGTAATTGGAATCCCCGACAACCGCATGAGATGGCGTCGTTACTTGATGCTTGGGCGCCCCTGTTGCCCGAATGGATTCTCGACAACATTCTCGATCAAATGGTTTTGGCGAAACTCACGTTCAGCGTGAACGAGTGGAATCCACTGACGGATCACGTACCAATTCACACGTGGATTCATCCGTGGGTTCAATTGTTGGGTGCGAAAATGCAAACGACCGTTTATCCGGTGATTCGTGACAAATTATCGAAAGCTCTCAAGGCATGGTCGCCCGAAGATCGCTCGGCTCGTTTAATGATCAACCCGTGGAAAGGCGTTTTCGCAGCTGACGACATGGAAGTCTTTCTCGCCAAAAATATCGTCCCAAAGCTGGAGCTGCGACTTCGTGAGCTGCAAATTAATCCGCTTCAACAGGAAATTGAGATTTTCAATCAAGTTTGGGAATGGCACGAAATCCTCTCATTACAAGTGATGGTCCATTTATTCGATCGGAACTTTTTCCCCAACTGGATGCAAATTCTAGTTGTTTGGCTGAATCAGAATCCCAACTTTAATGAAGTGTCGCGATGGTATCAAGGATGGAAATCGCAATTTAATGACGCCTTTCTGCAACATCCACAAGTTAAGGATCATTTTCGACGCGCTCTCGAACTTATGTCACGTGCATGCGGCGTCACAGCTCCGGATACAGATAACGTTCCAACGCCACCGCCTGCCCCCATTATCGGCGATAGTTTACCATCACTCATGGATATTCGGGTGGGAGCGCCGCCTCAGCTGGAATTCAAGGAAATTGTGTCGCAACGATGCGCGGAACGGGGAATTATTTTTGCGCCGATGCCCGGCAGGAGGGAAAATGGGAAGCAAGTTTATCGTGTCGGGAAGTTGTTTTGCTATATCGACAGGTCTGTGTGCGTTGTTAGTCAGGACGGAGGAAATCAGTGGAATCCGATGTCGGTGCAACAGATGATGGAAATTgcgtag
- the LOC134828691 gene encoding neuroguidin-like produces the protein MVQAAALESEGMEDGTTHEEENNLPAALKLLSEMSTNAEQVSSLVDQMLERVRSGEFSTEYGLSFLEVKYQMLLDYLINLSFVVLRKTTGQTIENNPVIDRLIEIRTVLEKIRPIDYKLRYQIDKLVKTATTGVEDVNDPSNFKARPDLLTSHVTKSDSDEDSEDDDDADSDDAATKKLKDQVYRPPKLTAMHYDDDPAQEKSRKQFERLKKRALQSSIIQEMKEEYLDTPVEISEGSKAVQLYNKAQKERERFEEDNFVRLPITKADKHRQRQMTTLGNLGNEITSFRDISMLTGGGSSRKDAEMSGKKGKKRKGGAGKKIKGKKRKFH, from the exons ATGgttcag GCCGCTGCACTCGAAAGCGAAGGCATGGAAGATGGAACAACGCATGAAGAAGAGAACAATTTGCCAGCTGCACTAAAGCTCCTGTCTGAAATGAGTACAAATGCTGAGCAGGTCTCGTCACTCGTGGACCAGATGCTCGAACGGGTGCGTTCGGGCGAGTTCAGCACAGAATACGGTTTAAGTTTCCTCGAAGTAAAGTACCAGATGCTACTCGACTACCTGATCAACTTGTCCTTTGTGGTGTTGCGCAAAACGACGGGCCAGACAATCGAAAATAATCCCGTGATTGATCGTCTTATCGAAATTCGCACAGTGCTGGAGAAAATTCGCCCAATTGACTACAAACTGCGCTATCAAATCGATAAACTCGTCAAGACAGCAACGACAGGCGTGGAAGACGTCAACGATCCGAGCAATTTTAAAGCTCGTCCCGATTTATTGacgagtcacgtgaccaaatccGATTCCGACGAAGACtcagaagacgacgacgatgcgGATTCTGACGACGCCGCCACGAAAAAGCTCAAAGATCAAGTTTACAGACCGCCCAAACTCACCGCGATGCATTACGACGACGATCCGGCGCAGGAAAAGAGTCGCAAGCAATTCGAACGTTTGAAGAAACGCGCGTTACAATCATCGATCATCCAAGAAATGAAGGAAGAATATTTAGATACTCCCGTGGAAATCTCCGAAGGATCGAAGGCCGTTCAGCTTTACAATAAGGCACAAAAGGAACGTGAACGCTTCGAAGAGGACAACTTTGTGCGCTTGCCCATCACGAAAGCCGACAAACACAGACAACGACAAATGACGACGTTAGGCAATCTCGGCAACGAAATCACGAGCTTCCGAGACATCAGTATGCTCACGGGCGGCGGAAGTAGTAGGAAAGACGCCGAAATGTCAGGCAAAAAGGGCAAGAAACGCAAAGGAGGTGCCGGAAAGAAGATTAagggaaaaaaacgaaagttcCATTAA